The genomic window TATGGTATAATTAGAAATGGTTTATTGGTAAATAATTGAAAAATTATATCCTAATAAGTATAGGCGTATTAAAACATAATCGCACTTTTAGTAAATTGACATATATGATTTAAAGGCGGGGTTTATCAGTAAAAAACAGTTCTATTTTTATTATGTATAGTGAGGTGGTAAATGTGTATGAGTATAAATATGTTAAAGCAACTTTAGGTGGTTTCTTTGTTGAGGCAGCTCATCATGAAACAATAAATAAATATGCTAAAGAAGGCTGGAGATTAGTACAAGTATTACCTATGTATTATAATTCCCATGGAAAACCTACTGATTATGAAATTATATTTGAACGTAAAATTGAAGAGTAAAGTAAAGATTTGATTAATGCTTACTGAAGGAAAATAAAGATATTGGTTTTCTTGAATTAAAAATTTTTAATAATTTTTAAAGGTACAATTCTAAGTTTGATTTTATTTTGAAAATTTATTTTTTATATAAAAGGGTGCTAGTATGTACTCTTTTACTATATATAAATTTGTCATAACTATTCTTATGACAAATTTATAAAAGCATGATATAATTTTCTAGGGGGTGGAACTTATGGAGAGAGAAATGGAAGGTTTCAAAAGAGAATTAATTCATCAGCGTAAAGATAATAAAACTATTAAAAGCTATATTAGGGATGTGGAGTTGTTTTTACAGTATATTGATAATAAAGCATTATCAGATATAAATTATTTTGATATAGAAAATTATAAAGCATTTTTACTGCAGCAAGGATACAAAGTTACATCTATTAATAGGAAAATGGTTGCTGTTAATAGATTTATTACATATTGTGGATATAAGGTTGAAGTTAGACAAGAAAAAGTACATATGCAAAACTTTCTAGATAATACACTAACTACTGATGAAGTGCAAGCAATGGTAGATAAGGCAGAAGAACTAGGAGATTATAGGGCAAAAGCATTGATATTAACCTTATATTATACAGGAATGAGGATTTCTGAATGCCTTTCTATCACGATAAATAATATAAATAAAGATTATATAACAATTTTAGGGAAAGGTAAAAAATTTAGAAATGTATTATTACCTAAAAAATTAAAAAGCGTGTGGAATGAATATATGAATTATAGGATAGATAAAAGTAATAAGTTATTTACAGGGCAAAAAGGAGCTATAACAAGACAATGCGCTGACTTAATTATAAAAAAATATGCTAAGCTAGCTGGAGTAGATGTAAAAAAAGCACATATGCATAATTTGCGTCATGTATTTTGTAAAAATTTAGCTGACAATAATGTATCAATAGATGTCATTGCTGAATTGGCTGGACATAACAGTTT from Clostridium sp. MB40-C1 includes these protein-coding regions:
- a CDS encoding DUF4177 domain-containing protein; amino-acid sequence: MYSEVVNVYEYKYVKATLGGFFVEAAHHETINKYAKEGWRLVQVLPMYYNSHGKPTDYEIIFERKIEE
- a CDS encoding tyrosine-type recombinase/integrase; translated protein: MEREMEGFKRELIHQRKDNKTIKSYIRDVELFLQYIDNKALSDINYFDIENYKAFLLQQGYKVTSINRKMVAVNRFITYCGYKVEVRQEKVHMQNFLDNTLTTDEVQAMVDKAEELGDYRAKALILTLYYTGMRISECLSITINNINKDYITILGKGKKFRNVLLPKKLKSVWNEYMNYRIDKSNKLFTGQKGAITRQCADLIIKKYAKLAGVDVKKAHMHNLRHVFCKNLADNNVSIDVIAELAGHNSLDTSRIYTRKTKQELLNIIENL